The following nucleotide sequence is from Candidatus Krumholzibacteriia bacterium.
CGTCTGCACATCCGAGGTCGGACGTGGCGGCAACGGCGGGCGGGGCGGCGATGGCGGCGACGGCGGTGGCGGAGCGGGTGGCCCCGGTGGGCCGAGCGTGGGTGTGGCGTACTTCGGCGCGGCCCCGACCATTACCAGTCCTCTCTATACACTCGGCTCGCCCGGCCCGGGCGGCAGCGGTGGCACCAACGGCTTCGGGGGTACGGCGCCAGCGGGTGCGGCGGGTATCAGCGCAAATACGCTCGCGTTCTAAGCCGTATCCAGGGAGTCAACGAGAAGGGGCGCACCATACGGTGCGCCCCTTTTTTCACGTGCTCACGTTGCGCTGGCCGCTCAGGCGCCCAGGCCTTTCTTGACCTTGTCGGCGATGCCGGGCGCGGCGGCGGCCACCGCGTCCACCAGGTCGCGCGCTTCGCGCAGCGTGCGGTCCGCGTACTTCTTGTCCTCGATGCCGGGCAGATTGATGAGCACGTTCAAGAACGCGCCGCCCGCGGCGGTGCGCAGCGCCAGCGCCGCCACCCCCGCGTCGCTGATGGAGTTCCTGTTGCCCTTCTCGGCGGTGGCCTCGATGAGCGGCAACACGCGGTGACACGCGCGCATCACCTCGAGGGGCACCTCGATGGCCTGGCGGGTGGCGTCCTGGATGGCGGCATCGCGCCGCTTCTGTTCCTCCTCGGAACCCTTCGGCATCCGGTTGGCGGCCATGACGGCGTCGAACGCGCGTGCATCGTCGTCCACCGCGCGCACGAACGACTGTTTGATCGACTGGGCCAGGTGCGCCACCTTGCCCATCTCCTCCCACGATTCCTCGTAGCCCTTCTTGCCGTGGGTGAGGTTGGCCACCATGGCGGTGAGCGCCGCCGCCAGCGCGCCGCACAACGCGGCCACGCTGCCGCCGCCCGGCACCGGTGCTTCTGTCGACGTCAGATCCACGAACGACGCGACACTCGCGCTCGCCAGCGGGGCGGGTTGCGCCACGCGGTACTCGATGATCTTCTGCGCGGGATCGAACCCGCCCAGCTCGCGCAGCCCCAGCGACTGGATGGCGGTCTCGATGAGTTCACCCTCCGGTACGCCCGGCGACGCGCCCTGCTTCTCCAGGTAGTGCAGACCCGCGCGCCGCATCGCCTCCAGCGGTATCAGGCCCACCAGTTCGCTGCCGGTGGCGCGCAGCCCGCGCGCTTCCGCCTGGCGCGCCACCTCGTCGAAGGCCACGTGCGGCGGGGTGATGTCGAAGTCCGTCAGATTGATGGATATCTGCGCGCGCTGGTACTCGTCGATGTACCAGCCCACCGCCTTGCATTCCTTGAGCGTGCCCGCTTCGTAGACGAAATCGCCGTTCATGTCGCGCACGAAACGCCCGTGTTCGTCGCGCTTCTTGCGCCCGGACTCGCGGATGGAGAAGGCGATGTCGTTGGCCTTCTTCCGGTCGCGCGTATTGAGGTTGACGTTGTAGGCGATGAGAAACTTGCGCGCGCCGATCACGGTGGCTCCGGAGCGCGCGTTCATGCGCGCAGGGCCGAAGTCCGGTTTCCACGCCGGGTCGGCGAGCTTCTCCACCAGCCCTTCGTATTCGCCGGCGCGGATGGCGGCTAGGTT
It contains:
- the ftcD gene encoding glutamate formimidoyltransferase, which translates into the protein MKLVECVPNFSEGGDRGIIDAIVAAIAAGEGVHVLDVDPGRDTNRTVVTFVAPLERAVDAAFRGVAKAAELIDMGQHSGAHPRMGATDVCPFVPLGTTSMGECVELARVLAKRVGDELKIPVYLYEFAASSDERRNLAAIRAGEYEGLVEKLADPAWKPDFGPARMNARSGATVIGARKFLIAYNVNLNTRDRKKANDIAFSIRESGRKKRDEHGRFVRDMNGDFVYEAGTLKECKAVGWYIDEYQRAQISINLTDFDITPPHVAFDEVARQAEARGLRATGSELVGLIPLEAMRRAGLHYLEKQGASPGVPEGELIETAIQSLGLRELGGFDPAQKIIEYRVAQPAPLASASVASFVDLTSTEAPVPGGGSVAALCGALAAALTAMVANLTHGKKGYEESWEEMGKVAHLAQSIKQSFVRAVDDDARAFDAVMAANRMPKGSEEEQKRRDAAIQDATRQAIEVPLEVMRACHRVLPLIEATAEKGNRNSISDAGVAALALRTAAGGAFLNVLINLPGIEDKKYADRTLREARDLVDAVAAAAPGIADKVKKGLGA